In Methanothermobacter sp. K4, one genomic interval encodes:
- a CDS encoding 50S ribosomal protein L37e, with protein MKGTPSFGKRNKNLHIRCRRCGKNSYHVRKKVCAACGFGKSRRIRRYSWQNKKITGQRLK; from the coding sequence ATGAAAGGTACTCCATCATTTGGTAAGCGTAACAAGAATCTCCATATAAGGTGCAGGCGCTGCGGTAAGAACTCATACCATGTGCGTAAGAAGGTATGTGCAGCATGCGGCTTCGGAAAATCACGCCGTATAAGGCGCTACAGCTGGCAGAACAAAAAAATTACAGGCCAAAGGTTGAAATAA
- the arfB gene encoding 2-amino-5-formylamino-6-ribosylaminopyrimidin-4(3H)-one 5'-monophosphate deformylase, with translation MVELNLDAGNIISEDVHRVGIIALGSHLENHGPALPIDTDAKIASYVALEASLRTGAKFLGIIYSATEFPYVKHGIHIDRDELLEKDLKPVLRKARKRLNIDAAVIVNGHGGNRLEDCIEDLMDELDMEIIWNNRIIEIEGPHAGSGELSAGIILGMADLTRLGECRPELYPEIGMIGLREAREASKGIDRAARICEREGINPDPVLGQRILDDAIESVVSDVRELLETLP, from the coding sequence ATGGTTGAACTCAACCTTGATGCCGGTAACATAATCTCAGAGGATGTACACAGGGTGGGGATAATAGCACTGGGATCACACCTTGAGAACCATGGCCCGGCCCTCCCAATAGACACAGATGCCAAGATAGCATCCTATGTGGCCCTGGAGGCCTCCCTCAGAACAGGGGCAAAGTTTCTGGGGATAATTTACAGTGCAACCGAATTTCCATACGTTAAACACGGCATCCACATTGACAGGGATGAACTTCTGGAAAAAGATCTGAAACCAGTCCTTAGAAAGGCCAGGAAACGCCTGAACATCGACGCGGCTGTTATCGTAAATGGTCACGGGGGAAACCGGCTTGAGGACTGCATTGAGGATCTCATGGATGAACTTGACATGGAGATAATCTGGAATAACAGGATCATTGAGATCGAGGGTCCCCATGCAGGAAGCGGTGAACTTTCCGCTGGAATCATACTGGGTATGGCGGACCTCACGAGACTCGGGGAATGCAGACCAGAACTGTATCCTGAAATAGGAATGATAGGCCTCAGAGAGGCCAGAGAGGCAAGTAAGGGGATTGACAGGGCCGCGAGAATCTGTGAAAGGGAGGGTATAAACCCTGACCCTGTCCTTGGCCAGAGAATACTCGATGATGCCATTGAGAGTGTCGTATCCGATGTTAGGGAGCTCCTGGAGACGCTACCATAA
- a CDS encoding DEAD/DEAH box helicase, protein MIVLNRRKRSVDFIPAGSPRGALNTRRKPGYWGKLKIKKTSSGPRIARFTVEKDERETLRKPSEAIKLLRKQAVFLTGRDRELEELLENHGIRYRYARVCQHCLHEGYVTLVSSRASTKHEGQIICSRCVDEVIRRELKLAGMDKSAFRNFRRLIRRGISLERVLEMMSPRFDPLANHELTLYDMVTATAERTPKVPIDKLNLPERFVQILRREGNRVLRPVQVLAVDAGLLGGASLMVVSATASGKTLIGELAGIPRAMKGERFIYLTPLVALANQKYRDFKKRYSTLGLKTAIKVGMSRIKAKGELRIPDTDVADADIIVGTYEGIDYILRSGRAGILGDVGVVVVDEIHTLEDEERGARLNGMIWRIKRLFPDAQIIALSATVKNSAEIASDFGLKLVEYDKRPVPLERHLIFSRSGEEKKNIILRLAGREFSSKSRQGFQGQTIIFTNSRRKTRLIAEYLTRNRVSAAAYHAGLSYAERQRIEKAFASQKLAAVVTTAALAAGVDFPASQVIFETLLMGNRWLTSNEFSQMLGRAGRPSYHDRGVVYVLAEIGMEFDGDSEESVALELLESGPDSVEVHYTDEKILEQVLADITSGAFNGDNENEEWFMDAGKALDILEAYEMISRDKMVPTQYGVAVSRSFIGPEEAEYIRSSLSGSVIDTVIELEPFQSAYLSSRLHRRLSQVLATNFSTRLLADSTLDIISTGDNLVKLDTRLQEAVLNIQMDFLSCECSERPFCGCIQRKLSAYIINERLRGRDPADISKHLLSRYHVQTYPGDIFSWLDSVVRMLEAVKRIAGAFKRSGTVRESTRLIRGIERGRL, encoded by the coding sequence ATGATAGTTCTGAATCGAAGGAAGAGATCAGTTGATTTTATCCCCGCCGGAAGTCCCAGGGGTGCCCTTAACACCCGCAGAAAACCAGGGTACTGGGGCAAGCTGAAAATCAAAAAAACATCCTCTGGCCCCAGAATAGCAAGGTTCACAGTGGAGAAGGATGAAAGGGAAACACTGAGAAAACCATCAGAGGCCATAAAACTCCTGAGGAAACAGGCCGTGTTTCTAACGGGGCGGGACAGGGAACTTGAAGAACTGCTTGAGAATCACGGTATCAGATACAGGTATGCAAGGGTATGCCAGCACTGCCTCCATGAGGGCTATGTGACCCTTGTGAGCTCAAGGGCATCAACGAAACATGAAGGCCAGATCATATGCTCAAGGTGCGTTGATGAGGTAATAAGAAGGGAGCTCAAACTGGCTGGCATGGATAAGTCAGCATTCAGAAACTTCAGGAGGCTGATCAGAAGAGGTATAAGCCTTGAAAGGGTCCTTGAGATGATGTCACCCAGGTTCGACCCACTGGCGAACCATGAACTGACACTCTATGATATGGTCACAGCCACAGCAGAAAGGACCCCTAAAGTGCCCATTGATAAGCTTAATCTCCCTGAGAGATTCGTCCAAATACTCAGAAGGGAGGGGAACAGGGTGCTGAGGCCAGTGCAGGTCCTCGCAGTTGATGCGGGCCTCCTTGGGGGCGCTAGTCTTATGGTTGTATCTGCAACCGCAAGTGGAAAGACACTTATAGGGGAACTTGCAGGCATCCCCAGGGCAATGAAGGGTGAAAGGTTCATCTACCTCACACCACTCGTTGCCCTTGCAAACCAGAAGTACAGGGACTTTAAGAAGAGATACTCCACACTTGGACTTAAAACAGCCATAAAGGTTGGTATGAGCAGGATAAAGGCAAAGGGTGAGCTGCGGATTCCTGATACAGATGTGGCTGATGCAGATATAATAGTTGGTACCTACGAGGGGATCGACTATATCCTGAGGTCAGGGAGGGCTGGTATCCTCGGTGATGTGGGCGTGGTTGTGGTTGATGAGATACACACCCTTGAGGATGAGGAGAGGGGGGCAAGGCTCAATGGCATGATATGGAGGATAAAAAGGTTATTTCCGGATGCCCAGATCATAGCACTCTCTGCAACAGTTAAAAACTCAGCAGAAATAGCATCAGATTTTGGCCTGAAGCTGGTTGAATACGATAAAAGGCCCGTGCCACTTGAAAGACACCTTATATTCTCAAGGAGCGGTGAGGAAAAGAAGAACATCATACTGAGGCTTGCAGGACGTGAGTTCTCCTCGAAGTCAAGGCAGGGGTTCCAGGGACAGACGATAATATTCACAAACTCCAGGAGGAAAACCAGGCTAATTGCAGAGTACCTTACAAGGAACAGGGTCAGTGCAGCCGCTTACCATGCAGGTTTATCCTACGCTGAGAGGCAGCGAATAGAGAAGGCCTTCGCATCCCAGAAACTCGCAGCGGTTGTCACAACAGCGGCACTTGCCGCTGGAGTGGATTTTCCGGCATCACAGGTTATATTTGAGACGCTGCTCATGGGTAACCGGTGGCTCACCTCAAATGAGTTTTCACAGATGCTCGGACGTGCAGGCAGACCATCCTACCATGACCGGGGTGTTGTATATGTTCTTGCAGAGATTGGCATGGAATTTGATGGTGATTCCGAGGAATCTGTGGCCCTCGAGCTCCTTGAAAGTGGCCCGGATTCTGTTGAAGTTCACTATACAGACGAGAAGATTCTCGAACAGGTACTTGCAGATATAACCTCAGGCGCCTTCAATGGAGACAATGAAAATGAGGAATGGTTTATGGATGCCGGCAAGGCTCTTGATATCCTTGAAGCATATGAGATGATATCGAGGGATAAAATGGTCCCAACTCAATATGGGGTGGCTGTTTCAAGGTCATTCATAGGACCTGAGGAGGCAGAGTACATAAGATCCAGCCTTTCAGGTAGCGTCATTGATACAGTCATTGAACTTGAACCCTTCCAGTCCGCCTATCTCTCCAGCAGGCTCCACAGAAGGCTCAGCCAGGTCCTTGCCACAAATTTCTCAACAAGGCTACTTGCTGACTCAACACTGGATATAATTTCAACCGGAGATAATCTTGTTAAACTGGATACCAGGCTTCAGGAGGCTGTCTTAAATATTCAGATGGATTTCTTGTCGTGTGAATGTAGCGAGAGGCCATTCTGTGGTTGCATTCAGAGAAAACTGTCAGCATACATAATCAATGAGCGGCTGAGGGGGAGGGACCCAGCAGATATAAGCAAACACTTACTCTCAAGGTACCATGTGCAGACATATCCTGGTGACATCTTCAGCTGGCTTGATTCAGTTGTGAGAATGCTTGAGGCTGTGAAGAGGATTGCAGGGGCTTTCAAAAGGAGTGGTACTGTAAGGGAATCAACCAGGCTTATAAGGGGAATTGAGAGGGGTCGACTCTGA
- a CDS encoding AMP-binding protein: MVFTEETIGEFFEKQVERYADKEFIVYPDRDLRFTYREFNERVNLLAKGLLSIGIEKGDHVGIWATNVPDWLTFLFATAKIGAVLVTVNTAYRSHELEYVMKQSDMKAIAIIDGFRDVDYVQTLYELVPELKTHERGHLRSERFPELRSVIYIGAQKHRGMYNTNELMLLGKHVPDSELRSVMSTLKNTDVINMQYTSGTTGFPKGVMLTHRNILNNGYYIGERQKFTDEDRLCLPVPLFHCFGIVLGVLAILTHGGTLVMIELFDPLLVLAAVEKERCTALYGVPTMFIAEFTHPMFDMFDLSSLRTGIMAGSPCPIEAMKRVMNDMNMKEITIAYGLTEASPVFTQTSVDDPIEKRVETVGTPLPHIEVKIVDPETGEELGPGEPGEICCRGYNVMKGYYKMPEMTAEAIDEDGWLHSGDLAVMDEDGYYSIVGRIKDMIIRGGENIYPREIEEFLHTMPGIKDVQVVGIPDEKYGEIVGAFVIREDGADILEEDVRDYAIQRIARYKVPKHVFFVDEFPLTASGKVQKFKLRELAVELLKKRKEGS; the protein is encoded by the coding sequence ATGGTTTTCACTGAGGAAACAATAGGGGAATTCTTTGAGAAACAGGTTGAAAGGTACGCGGATAAGGAGTTCATAGTATACCCTGACAGGGATCTCAGGTTCACCTACAGGGAGTTCAATGAGAGGGTCAACCTCCTTGCAAAGGGCCTGTTATCCATCGGGATAGAGAAGGGTGACCATGTGGGTATCTGGGCCACCAACGTACCCGACTGGCTGACATTCCTCTTTGCAACAGCAAAGATAGGGGCGGTTCTTGTAACGGTGAACACTGCCTACAGGAGCCATGAACTTGAATATGTCATGAAACAGTCTGACATGAAGGCAATAGCTATCATAGACGGTTTCAGGGACGTTGACTACGTACAGACACTCTATGAACTGGTACCTGAACTCAAAACCCACGAGAGGGGACATTTGAGGAGTGAAAGGTTCCCTGAACTTAGAAGCGTCATATACATAGGGGCCCAGAAGCACAGGGGGATGTACAACACCAATGAACTGATGCTCCTGGGTAAACATGTCCCTGACAGTGAACTCCGCAGTGTTATGTCAACCCTCAAGAACACAGATGTCATAAACATGCAGTACACCTCAGGAACAACTGGTTTCCCCAAGGGGGTAATGCTCACCCACAGGAACATACTCAACAACGGCTACTACATCGGCGAAAGACAGAAATTCACCGATGAGGACCGTCTTTGTCTACCGGTACCATTATTCCACTGCTTTGGAATAGTCCTGGGCGTGCTGGCTATCCTTACACACGGGGGGACACTTGTCATGATAGAACTCTTTGACCCCCTCCTGGTACTTGCAGCGGTGGAAAAGGAGAGGTGCACCGCACTCTACGGCGTACCGACAATGTTCATAGCAGAGTTCACACACCCCATGTTTGACATGTTTGACCTTTCATCCCTCAGGACAGGAATCATGGCGGGATCACCATGCCCCATAGAGGCAATGAAGCGCGTCATGAATGACATGAACATGAAGGAGATAACCATAGCCTACGGCCTCACCGAGGCGTCCCCTGTCTTCACACAGACAAGTGTGGATGACCCCATCGAGAAGCGGGTCGAAACCGTTGGAACACCCCTACCACACATCGAGGTCAAGATAGTGGACCCTGAAACCGGCGAGGAGCTGGGTCCCGGTGAACCCGGCGAGATATGCTGCAGGGGCTACAACGTCATGAAGGGCTACTACAAGATGCCTGAGATGACAGCTGAGGCCATAGATGAGGATGGGTGGCTCCACAGCGGAGACCTTGCGGTGATGGATGAGGACGGATACTACTCAATCGTTGGAAGAATAAAGGACATGATCATTCGGGGCGGCGAGAACATCTACCCAAGGGAGATCGAGGAATTCCTCCACACAATGCCAGGCATAAAGGACGTGCAGGTTGTGGGGATACCCGATGAGAAGTACGGCGAAATAGTCGGTGCCTTTGTGATCAGGGAGGACGGTGCAGACATACTTGAGGAGGATGTCAGGGACTATGCAATCCAGAGGATAGCAAGGTACAAGGTCCCGAAACATGTTTTCTTTGTTGATGAATTTCCGCTCACCGCAAGCGGGAAGGTCCAGAAGTTCAAACTGAGGGAGCTGGCAGTTGAACTCCTCAAGAAGAGGAAAGAAGGCTCCTGA
- a CDS encoding LSm family protein encodes MSSQRVNVQRPLDALGNSLNSPVIIKLKGDREFRGVLKSFDLHMNLVLNDAEELEDGEVTRRLGTVLIRGDNIVYISP; translated from the coding sequence GTGAGTTCACAGAGAGTTAACGTACAGAGACCACTTGATGCTTTGGGTAATTCACTGAATTCCCCTGTGATCATCAAACTTAAGGGTGACAGGGAATTCAGGGGAGTTTTAAAAAGCTTTGATCTCCATATGAACCTCGTGCTGAATGATGCAGAGGAACTGGAGGACGGGGAGGTCACAAGGAGACTTGGAACCGTCCTTATACGTGGAGATAACATAGTCTACATATCCCCATAG
- a CDS encoding ribonucleotide reductase N-terminal alpha domain-containing protein, whose product MINLTETALRVLEERYLLRNERGEVVETPEEMFRRVARAVASADEMYGSSSHRAEELFYSVMRNLEFLPNSPTLMNAGTPINQLSACFVLPVDDSIESIFESLRNMAIIHKSGGGVGFSFSRLRPQGDTVASTMGVASGPVSFMRIFDVAVEVIKQGGRRRGANMGVLHVSHPDIFRFIDAKTSEGPLRNFNLSVSVPDSFMEDGMVDLINPRTGETVDSVPSREIFKRIVKAAWRSGDPGMIFEDRINQHNPTPSLGRIEATNPCISCDTLIMTSEGPLPVNELEGRAFMAVVNGLEYPCISGFFKTGYREVFELRTREGYSLKLTQDHPVLVMDDKPVWKAAGDLERGDLLVMDSGDSFHSEEKGFSTFLCLKGKGYEDVYDASVAGVNAFTANGFIVHNCGEQPLLPYESCNLGSINLSLMVSASGMNWERLRRTVHTAVHFLDNVIDVNSYPLPEVREMTLRTRKIGLGVMGFADMLIKLGVPYNSGEALRVAERVMSFIEGEARRASANLAAERGSFPEFSGSRWDEMGFRGMRNATLTTIAPTGSLSIIAGTSSGIEPLFAVSFTRNILGRKFTETNPLFERIVRGQLKRDAVEMIISRGSLQGVPGVPEKIRRLFVTAHEIDPVFHVKMQAAFQRHVDNAVSKTVNLPPDASIQDAERVFRAAYELGCKGITIYRYGSKMNEVLRFPEYAGSCRDMTCPN is encoded by the coding sequence ATGATCAATTTAACGGAAACCGCCCTGAGGGTACTTGAGGAGAGGTACCTTCTGAGGAACGAAAGGGGTGAGGTTGTAGAGACCCCTGAGGAGATGTTCAGGAGGGTTGCCCGGGCAGTTGCATCTGCAGATGAGATGTATGGTTCCAGCAGCCACAGGGCAGAGGAACTCTTCTATTCGGTTATGAGAAATCTTGAGTTCCTCCCAAATTCACCCACCCTCATGAATGCAGGTACACCCATAAATCAGCTCTCAGCATGTTTCGTCCTCCCTGTTGATGATTCAATTGAGAGCATATTCGAATCCCTCAGAAACATGGCAATAATCCACAAATCAGGTGGGGGCGTTGGATTCTCATTTTCCAGACTCAGACCACAGGGGGACACCGTTGCATCAACAATGGGTGTGGCTTCAGGTCCCGTGTCATTCATGAGAATATTCGACGTTGCAGTTGAGGTTATAAAGCAGGGTGGAAGGAGAAGGGGGGCCAATATGGGGGTGCTTCATGTCAGCCACCCGGACATATTCAGATTCATAGACGCCAAGACATCAGAGGGGCCCCTCAGAAACTTCAACCTCTCTGTTTCAGTCCCTGACAGTTTCATGGAAGATGGAATGGTTGACCTCATAAACCCGAGGACCGGTGAAACCGTTGACTCAGTACCATCCAGGGAGATATTCAAGAGGATTGTAAAGGCCGCATGGAGGTCAGGGGACCCTGGAATGATATTTGAGGACAGGATAAACCAGCACAACCCGACACCCTCCCTTGGAAGGATAGAGGCAACCAACCCGTGCATATCCTGTGACACCCTGATAATGACCTCGGAGGGTCCCCTCCCGGTAAATGAACTGGAGGGCAGAGCATTCATGGCGGTTGTCAATGGCTTGGAGTATCCCTGCATTTCGGGATTCTTTAAAACAGGGTACAGGGAGGTTTTCGAACTCAGAACCCGGGAAGGTTACAGTTTAAAGTTGACCCAGGATCACCCGGTGCTAGTAATGGATGATAAACCGGTATGGAAGGCTGCTGGCGACCTTGAAAGGGGGGATTTGCTTGTTATGGATTCAGGGGACAGTTTCCATTCAGAAGAAAAAGGGTTCTCCACTTTCCTGTGTCTTAAAGGTAAAGGTTATGAGGATGTCTATGACGCCAGTGTTGCAGGTGTAAATGCCTTCACCGCCAACGGGTTCATTGTCCACAACTGCGGTGAGCAGCCCCTCCTCCCCTATGAGTCATGTAACCTTGGGTCAATCAACCTGTCATTAATGGTTTCAGCTTCAGGTATGAACTGGGAAAGACTCAGAAGAACGGTTCATACGGCGGTGCACTTCCTTGACAATGTCATAGACGTCAACAGCTATCCTCTCCCGGAGGTCAGGGAGATGACACTCAGGACAAGGAAGATCGGCCTTGGTGTTATGGGCTTTGCGGATATGCTCATAAAACTGGGTGTGCCCTACAATTCAGGGGAGGCCCTCAGGGTGGCTGAGCGGGTCATGTCCTTCATAGAGGGTGAAGCGAGGAGGGCATCAGCGAATCTTGCAGCTGAAAGGGGGTCGTTTCCGGAATTTTCAGGGAGCAGGTGGGATGAAATGGGGTTCAGGGGGATGAGAAACGCCACACTGACAACCATTGCACCCACAGGTTCCCTCAGTATAATAGCGGGTACAAGCAGCGGTATAGAACCCCTCTTTGCGGTTTCATTCACCAGGAACATTCTGGGTAGAAAATTCACTGAAACCAATCCCCTGTTTGAAAGAATCGTCAGGGGGCAGCTGAAAAGGGATGCAGTTGAAATGATAATTTCGCGGGGCAGTCTGCAGGGGGTGCCGGGGGTTCCAGAGAAAATCAGGAGACTCTTTGTAACCGCCCATGAGATCGACCCCGTCTTCCATGTTAAGATGCAGGCCGCCTTCCAGCGCCATGTGGATAACGCCGTCTCCAAAACCGTTAATCTACCGCCTGATGCGTCCATACAGGACGCTGAGAGGGTGTTCAGGGCAGCATATGAACTGGGATGCAAGGGTATCACAATCTACAGGTATGGAAGCAAAATGAATGAGGTCCTGAGGTTTCCTGAATATGCAGGGTCATGCCGGGATATGACCTGCCCCAATTGA
- a CDS encoding toprim domain-containing protein — MDNKGPVDVRIIVEGASDVESVSRALQRVSLGAKYHITISSIVPTTSLEIAMRAVEGADIVLIATDVDQTGRELADKFREALKGHVGHIERMKLPYGHDVEYLDPDLIREEIENAIIRAGLQTLSSVKNLRNMKESLEECQERLNELIAENSTLRDENIKLLAEVEDGEREAESLKGEIRGLEEKLKVLEEDYSRLKTRFSELEDKELLETFSIGELWSETFGEEPDDPEKIYFVTDHIKPEGIILGQGFIAAPSREDAVEWLRIVKSALVFTETDDESS; from the coding sequence ATGGATAACAAGGGCCCTGTTGATGTGCGGATAATTGTTGAGGGAGCCTCTGACGTTGAGAGTGTCTCAAGGGCACTTCAGAGGGTATCCCTCGGCGCCAAATACCATATAACCATATCCTCCATAGTGCCAACAACAAGCCTTGAAATCGCCATGAGGGCTGTTGAGGGGGCTGATATTGTCCTCATAGCCACTGACGTTGACCAGACAGGGCGTGAACTGGCTGATAAATTCCGTGAAGCCCTTAAGGGTCATGTGGGGCACATTGAGAGAATGAAACTACCCTACGGTCATGACGTCGAGTACCTCGACCCTGACCTCATAAGGGAGGAAATAGAAAACGCCATCATAAGGGCCGGACTCCAGACACTCTCCAGTGTTAAAAATCTGAGAAACATGAAGGAAAGCCTTGAAGAGTGTCAGGAGAGGCTTAATGAACTGATAGCCGAAAACAGTACCCTCAGGGATGAAAATATTAAACTCCTCGCTGAAGTTGAGGATGGTGAGAGGGAAGCAGAATCCCTCAAAGGGGAGATAAGGGGCCTTGAGGAGAAATTAAAGGTCCTTGAAGAGGATTATTCCCGGCTCAAAACTCGTTTTTCTGAACTTGAAGATAAGGAACTACTTGAAACCTTCTCAATAGGGGAACTCTGGAGCGAAACCTTTGGAGAGGAACCAGATGACCCTGAGAAGATTTATTTTGTAACTGATCACATCAAACCTGAAGGCATAATCCTTGGCCAGGGCTTCATCGCGGCACCATCAAGGGAGGATGCTGTTGAGTGGCTTAGAATAGTTAAATCGGCCCTGGTGTTCACTGAAACCGATGATGAATCATCCTAG
- a CDS encoding thioesterase family protein — protein sequence MFRITVTPRFGDIDGLRHVNNTVLAVWFEKGRNPIFRMFTPDLDLSYEKWKLILVRTEFDFLAQMYYGSDVEIRSYITHIGNSSFTIGHEAWQDGELKAKGKAVLVHYDFIEQKKKPIPQDIRSQLEEHLVEED from the coding sequence ATGTTCAGAATCACGGTGACACCACGCTTTGGGGATATAGATGGTCTAAGACACGTTAACAATACTGTCCTGGCGGTCTGGTTCGAGAAGGGCAGAAACCCCATCTTCAGGATGTTCACACCGGACCTTGACCTCAGCTATGAGAAGTGGAAACTCATCCTTGTAAGGACGGAATTCGACTTCCTTGCACAGATGTACTATGGGAGTGACGTGGAGATAAGAAGCTACATAACACACATAGGAAACTCATCCTTCACCATAGGCCACGAGGCATGGCAGGACGGGGAACTAAAGGCAAAGGGGAAGGCTGTCCTGGTCCACTACGATTTCATTGAACAGAAGAAAAAGCCAATACCCCAGGATATAAGGTCACAGCTTGAAGAACACCTTGTGGAAGAGGATTAA
- the purF gene encoding amidophosphoribosyltransferase has translation MRDKCGIVGIYSQDKNISVASQIYYALYALQHRGQESAGISTFNGSNMLTHRGMGLVCDVFNPEKLDELSGSVGIGHVRYSTTGESRIENSQPFWSEFQGGKIAIAHNGDIINSMELRDELEDEGHSFISTTDSEVICHLLSREYEKKPNMIGAIKRVSEQLVGSYSLVVLFNGDLYVIRDPVGIKPLAFARKGNTQMVASETVAFDVIGAEHVRDVQPGEILHLNRGKSYWVANAPNTRRAHCMFEYVYFARPDSVIDGRNVYRVRLSIGEALYREHPADADVVVPVPDSSIPAAIGYSRASGIPYGEGLIKNRYVGRTFIMPTQEERETAVKLKMNPIRSELEGKRIVLIDDSIVRGTTSRALIDIIRDAGAEEIHLRIGCPPIKSPCYYGIAMATRKELIASSRDVEEIRKIIGVDSLGYLSIESLVESIGIKKGFLCTGCLDGDYPTPLPSDIEEYEALRSCL, from the coding sequence GTGAGAGACAAATGTGGTATTGTAGGGATTTACTCACAGGATAAAAACATCAGCGTGGCCTCCCAGATCTACTATGCACTCTATGCCCTCCAGCACAGGGGACAGGAATCTGCAGGGATCTCAACATTCAACGGAAGCAACATGCTGACCCACAGGGGCATGGGACTTGTCTGTGACGTATTCAACCCTGAGAAACTGGATGAACTCAGTGGAAGTGTCGGTATAGGCCATGTTCGTTACTCAACCACAGGAGAATCCAGGATTGAGAATTCCCAGCCATTCTGGAGTGAATTCCAGGGAGGTAAAATCGCCATAGCCCACAACGGTGACATAATAAATTCAATGGAACTGCGGGATGAACTGGAAGATGAGGGCCACTCATTCATATCAACCACGGATTCGGAGGTTATATGCCACCTTCTTAGCAGGGAATATGAAAAAAAACCCAACATGATAGGCGCAATAAAGAGGGTTTCAGAGCAGCTTGTCGGGTCCTACTCCCTTGTTGTCCTCTTCAATGGGGACCTCTATGTCATAAGGGACCCTGTTGGTATAAAGCCCCTTGCATTTGCAAGGAAGGGAAACACCCAGATGGTTGCCTCTGAAACCGTGGCCTTTGATGTTATAGGGGCCGAGCATGTGAGGGATGTTCAGCCAGGAGAGATACTGCACCTTAACAGGGGCAAGTCCTACTGGGTTGCCAACGCCCCCAACACCCGGAGGGCCCACTGCATGTTTGAGTATGTCTACTTTGCAAGGCCTGACAGTGTCATAGACGGTCGCAACGTCTACAGGGTCAGGCTCAGTATAGGGGAGGCCCTATACCGTGAACACCCCGCCGATGCGGATGTGGTTGTACCGGTACCTGACTCCTCCATCCCGGCTGCCATAGGATACTCCCGTGCATCAGGGATACCCTACGGTGAGGGGCTCATAAAGAACAGGTACGTTGGCCGCACATTCATAATGCCCACACAGGAGGAACGTGAAACAGCGGTTAAACTCAAGATGAACCCCATAAGGTCAGAACTTGAGGGTAAGAGGATAGTGCTCATCGATGACAGCATAGTGAGGGGCACGACCTCCAGGGCACTCATTGACATAATCAGGGATGCGGGGGCAGAGGAGATACACCTGCGTATAGGATGCCCCCCCATAAAGTCGCCCTGCTACTATGGTATAGCAATGGCAACCCGGAAGGAGCTTATAGCATCAAGCAGGGATGTTGAGGAGATAAGAAAGATAATAGGGGTTGACTCTCTGGGTTATCTGAGTATCGAGTCACTCGTTGAATCCATAGGTATCAAGAAGGGTTTCCTCTGCACAGGGTGCCTGGACGGGGACTACCCGACACCTCTTCCCTCAGATATAGAGGAATATGAGGCACTGAGGTCCTGCCTCTAG
- a CDS encoding RNA-binding protein — protein sequence MNVKIKKRYHIKKKKLKEILDQIGEFSPLIPRKATVEIIETDENHIILVNGEPLLMFMDERVVPTLRGAIHMKDIEKGYVVVDMGAVRFLANGADVMSPGIVDADPEIERDDIVIVVDEKHRKPLAVGISLISGPEMIKNDSGKAIKTIHHIGDAIWDLEV from the coding sequence GTGAATGTGAAGATCAAAAAGAGGTACCATATAAAGAAAAAGAAGTTGAAGGAGATTCTTGACCAGATAGGGGAATTCTCCCCGCTCATACCCAGAAAGGCCACGGTTGAAATAATAGAGACAGATGAAAACCACATAATCCTCGTCAATGGAGAGCCGCTCCTCATGTTCATGGATGAAAGGGTCGTTCCCACCCTGAGGGGAGCCATCCATATGAAGGACATAGAAAAGGGTTATGTGGTGGTTGATATGGGGGCCGTGAGGTTCCTTGCAAATGGGGCCGATGTGATGAGTCCAGGTATAGTTGATGCGGACCCTGAAATTGAGAGAGACGACATCGTCATCGTGGTGGACGAAAAACACCGCAAACCCCTTGCAGTGGGAATAAGCCTCATAAGCGGACCTGAAATGATAAAAAATGACTCTGGAAAGGCCATAAAAACCATCCACCACATTGGAGATGCAATATGGGACCTCGAGGTGTGA